A genomic window from Diospyros lotus cultivar Yz01 chromosome 2, ASM1463336v1, whole genome shotgun sequence includes:
- the LOC127793787 gene encoding receptor-like protein 52 — MSLHLLFLLSLAFHANAQPPAAGSEQSILLQLKQFWSNPPSLNHWSSSPNSTAAHCDWPEITCTAGSVTGLALGHKSITGPFPPFICDLRNLVAIDLQDNNIRGKFPTALYNCSRLEILDLSQNYFVGEIPGDVDRLSPLLRSFNVSGNNFTTIPPAIGRFPKLRILRLFLNEFNGSFPPEIGNLSNLEYLEMSFNHNFEPMAVPSSFTQLTKLKQLSIRDARLIGKIPETIWNLTALEILDLSINGLTGSIPSGVFQLKNLATIYLFINQLSGDIPRSIQCPNLKIIDLSENSLTGTIPQGFGKLTKLTELGLFMNQFSGEVPERIGRIQSLTLFKLFNNNFSGVLPPELGRYSKLNLFHVSNNQFSGQLPQFLCANGALTSAIAFGNTLSGELPKSLGDCRSLLSLRVHGNILSGSIPPGLWTSPSLRTLTLQENSFSGHLPDKLGSNLSRLEISNNRFSGEIPAGISSWYNLSFFNASNNLFTGSIPQGLTALSNLNILLLDGNQLSGRLPTDMVSWKSLNALDLSGNHLSGPIPAEIGSLPTLTGLDLSRNQFSGQIPPEIGNLRLNSLNLSSNHLTGRIPVEFENAVYDKSFLNNPGLCASNPSFGLQVCSLGSQNSSKISPPLLAVIVSIAVLVLATISVIFVVRRRIC, encoded by the coding sequence ATGTCCCTGCaccttctctttctcctttcctTGGCCTTCCATGCAAACGCCCAGCCTCCTGCTGCTGGTTCAGAACAATCCATTCTACTTCAACTGAAGCAATTCTGGTCCAACCCACCTTCCCTCAACCACTGGTCATCTTCTCCGAACTCAACCGCCGCCCACTGCGACTGGCCGGAGATCACCTGCACTGCCGGCTCAGTCACCGGACTTGCACTTGGCCACAAAAGCATCACTGGTCCATTCCCGCCGTTCATCTGCGACCTTAGAAACCTCGTCGCCATTGATCTCCAGGACAATAACATCCGCGGAAAGTTCCCAACGGCTCTCTACAACTGCTCCAGGCTGGAAATTCTCGACCTTTCACAAAACTACTTCGTCGGAGAAATACCCGGCGACGTCGACCGACTGTCGCCTCTGCTCCGGTCGTTCAACGTTAGCGGTAATAACTTCACAACTATTCCGCCAGCGATAGGAAGGTTCCCGAAGCTGAGAATTCTCCGGCTTTTTCTCAACGAGTTCAACGGCTCTTTCCCGCCGGAAATTGGCAACCTGTCTAACCTTGAATATTTGGAGATGTCTTTCAATCATAATTTTGAGCCGATGGCGGTGCCTTCGAGCTTTACGCAGTTGACGAAACTGAAGCAACTGTCGATTAGAGATGCGAGATTGATCGGAAAAATCCCGGAAACAATATGGAATTTGACTGCTTTAGAGATCCTCGACCTGTCAATCAATGGCTTGACCGGTTCCATTCCAAGCGGTGTATTTCAGTTGAAGAACTTAGCTACAATTTATCTGTTCATAAATCAGTTGTCTGGTGACATTCCTCGGTCAATTCAATGTCCAaatttgaagataattgatTTATCTGAAAACAGCTTGACGGGAACAATACCCCAAGGTTTTGGAAAGCTGACAAAGTTGACGGAATTAGGTTTGTTTATGAATCAATTTTCCGGTGAAGTACCTGAAAGAATAGGCCGGATTCAGTCGCTGACACTTTTTAAGTTGTTCAACAATAACTTCTCAGGAGTACTACCACCTGAGCTCGGGCGGTACTCGAAGCTCAACCTATTTCATGTCTCAAACAACCAATTCTCCGGCCAGTTGCCGCAGTTCTTGTGTGCTAATGGTGCACTGACCAGTGCAATAGCTTTTGGCAACACTCTCTCCGGCGAGCTGCCGAAATCACTTGGTGATTGTAGGAGCCTGCTCTCCCTCAGGGTTCATGGCAATATACTTTCCGGAAGCATTCCACCTGGTTTGTGGACATCACCCTCTCTGAGAACATTGACGCTTCAAGAAAATTCATTTTCCGGTCATCTTCCAGACAAATTGGGGTCGAATTTATCGCGACTGGAGATCAGTAACAACCGCTTTTCCGGTGAAATCCCGGCTGGGATTTCATCCTGGTACAATTTGAGCTTCTTCAATGCAAGCAACAACCTCTTCACTGGCTCAATTCCTCAAGGATTGACGGCTCTTTCTAATCTGAACATTCTGTTGCTTGATGGAAATCAACTTTCTGGGCGTCTTCCAACAGATATGGTCTCATGGAAATCTCTAAATGCCTTAGATCTCAGCGGAAACCATCTCTCAGGCCCAATTCCTGCCGAAATTGGCTCTTTGCCCACCCTCACTGGTCTGGACTTGTCAAGGAATCAGTTTTCCGGCCAAATCCCACCTGAGATTGGCAATTTGAGGCTAAATTCACTCAATCTATCTTCCAATCACCTCACAGGGAGGATCCCAGTTGAGTTTGAGAATGCAGTTTATGACAAGAGCTTTTTGAACAATCCCGGTCTTTGTGCAAGTAATCCATCATTTGGGTTACAAGTCTGCTCTTTGGGATCTCAAAACTCGAGCAAAATATCCCCTCCGCTCCTGGCAGTAATTGTCAGTATAGCAGTGCTCGTGTTAGCTACGATCTCCGTGATCTTCGTGGTCAGAAGAAGAATTTGCTGA